TAGTTGTTCAGTAGTTGTTCTTCCAAGGTTATCCTTAGTAAGCCTCCAACTCTTCCGTCAAAACATGTCCCTTTCCAAACCAGAAAGTCGATCAAGAAGAGTTCGGGGAGGAAATCATCTTCTCGGTGAGAAAGTCGGTCTGGGCATACAAACACGTGCAGGCAATAATACGACACTACCTTCACAGTTACATTTGATAGTTACTTTCACCAAAAGTGGTAGCTGGTTTGAGTTATAAGTTACATTTCCAGGAAGTAACTCATTACCGAAACTAGATACTGAAAAAGCGATCTACTTGCAGATACAAGATACTTGTACCTCAGACTAGTAAACAGAACATTCCGTACATTCTGACTTCTGTTCActaaataatataataatattacTAGATAATCTTATTGTATTGTCTAGTGAACACAACTCAAAATGTACGGAAGTGAGCAATACTTCTAGCGGATCTAGGTGTCGTACCTTGAGGGCAGCCATGCATCAGTCCGAAGTTGAAAGTTCGCCGACCGTATCTTTCTGTATAGTGATCACGTGTAAGGAGCAGTGAGGTGAATTTTAATCGACTGGCCTTTACTTTCACCTGGAAGCTACTACATGAACTGAAtacactttctctctctctttctcataGGGTCGTCGAGGCTACCACAACTGGGAGCAAGATCCACGGGGTTATGCAACCTCCGACATTCGTGTCGGTGTTTGTACGCCTTCCGGCTGTTCCGAGGAAGACTTCAACTACATCGCTCATGCGTGTAAGATGAACAGTTTTAACGGTTGAACGGTTCTGTTGTGTACATTTGTTCATTGCAACGCAAAACGGCAAGAAAAGAAGCGAGAAAGACAATGGAATTATTACGACGCTCTCAGCGCTAATTCTCTTTTGAAGTAGTACATGATGCACCAGCCCATTTCCTTGTTGTTCCTTCTTTTCATTATCATGAACATGTTACTGAACAGCCTAAGTCTTCGACAAAAAATCGCGAGATCTAATTGACTGACGACACTCACATGGCAGGGCTTCTGCTTCTATGTTTTTACGACACTTTCGTTAGCGTGAAATCTGCTCGTGACATTTACATGACGCGAAATATACTTAACATGAAAGAACACTGCGCAGGGTATAAACCGTATAGGAGAAAACTTAGTCCATATATCATGAAATCCATATGTTGCACGGAGAACGGTTTACTACCGAAACATGACATTAAACTCACATACATGTCATATTATACGCGCTGTATGTGATTATTAAGTACCGTTAGAAGAGATAATTCCACTATCATTAAAGGTGTATTACTAACGAGAAACGAATGAGATATTTTCCGTATTTTACCGGAGAAAATCGCTGGACGACGAATTCAGGAGCATACCATGCTTGATGCTTCCTTGCTGTTTGCCTCTCGTGTGCAGTTCTAAGCGAGTATGGAGCTAAGGCCACAGTGCGAGGCTGCAGGGTGGACGAAGAGGTCGAGATCTCCATGGCGCACATCGGGATTTTGTAAGTAACATCTCGAATATTAAACAAGCTCTCCCGGCGTTCTCGCCTCAGTGTCCAACCGGAACTAACATAAACTGACAACATCGCCTTTTTCTACCGGGTTGCGGTCATGAGATTGACGATATTTCATATCACGCGGTAATACATGCTGAATAGATGGATGAGTACTGTGGCCTTTCCGTTTGCAGCGCGGGATAGCTgctacggtggtggtggtggtgatggaaatGTTCGCCGGCAACGCTCATGCGGGCAAGGTCACGATTATcgtgagtcctgggccgacttcacggggaactctTGTCttaaagtgtctgaggaaaacccagggaaaacacagAGACTTCAcagcaggattcgaacccgactCACCCCGCAGTCCTTCTACAGTCCCAGTTCCAGTGCTACAGTCCTTCTGCGACCACATCAAATTTGCATCACCACTTAATTTCCAACGCGCAAAGAGAAATTATGTCCTGAATGTAATATTGTACCGGATCATCAGGGTCGATGCTCAACTTTTCGTTATTCCGTACCGCGCGATAAGTGCACGGCTGCGCTGTGATTCGTCACGAGCTCCAGCCGGATGACCAATCGTGTCATTTCCTTTAATATCCTAGCCTATCACGTTCCGTCGCGTGACGTTTGGAGCCCGCCAACTTCAAATCCTACCCTGCGGCGCGTGCAACACGTCGCCACACGTACAGGCATACAAACCTTACGTGTGTGATACAcattaccattaccattattcAGCTGAGCATCGGGCTCGGTCTTCATCCACTTTCGAATCTGGGTTCGTATCTGCACGTCGAATATTTTCGCGAGAAGAAATCTAATCACCAGAAACGTTTCCAGTTGCGTCCTCGGATTCTCCGTTGGACTAGTCATCCTGGCAACCTTGGTAGAGATCTGCATCGCCTGTTGCCGCAGCCATCGGGAGGATCCGAAGCACGAAAGTAAATATTCAACAGAAATACAAAACTGCAGGGGTGCTCGAGCTAACCCCTCCTGATGCTCTCCGTGCAGACTTTATGGAATGAATCCCCGCAGAACCCGGCTaatgttttctcttttttcctctctctccttATTCTGCAGGCCTTCCAGTTCGTATCGTCCAATGTTTTTCGCTCATCCACAACACCCAGAAGCTGCTGATGACCAGCCAGAGCATGGATTGTCCCAGAGCTCCAATCAGATTCGTCTACGGAGTTAAGGTCATCATGGCGTTTTGGGTGATATTGGGAAACAGCTACTACACTTCAAACTACCAAACACTACGTAAGTGTTGCTCATTCGAAGTAAAAATAAGACTATACTGTTGCTTGGGCGGAAACGCACAAATGGCAACAAAATGAACTTCGTTCAGGACGGCTTACACGTATCCGCGCGGTGCCTCCGATCTTTGAGGCGCCGAGGGTCATTCCGCACGCTCAACAGAGGGAGCTTTACGCATCCAATTTTGTCCTGTACGACAATAGGACAAGTAGGACAGATAGGACAATAGGACAACAAGTAGGGAGTTCCAGCTACTATACAGTTatacttcacttcacttctgcTACTACTAGTTGTACTtgagggttttttttttttcattattgcttgttagcgccgcgaagcaactgtagctataagCGGTGTACAGAGTACAGTAGGAAGAAGTTTTCGagagggggttagtacgcgtcctgagctgacttcaTCCCACGTGACGCGCGTCTTGTGTCTGTACCAGTCATGATGGTAGCCTCAAAGCCTTCGGACGTTCGCCTGGAAAACTGAGGGAAACCCTCAGACGGTGCCGGGTCAAACCCGCGTCATCTCCTATAGTCTCGGCGTGGTAGGCGGTCATGCTGACCACCACTCCCGGCGAGctgttttttttaaaacaaaCTTTAATGCAATGATGACAAGTACAAGTGTGATGCGAGGAGTATACAATTTCTACATATTCTCACATCGCATTGCATGGCATCACATATATCCACGCGAGCTTGTACTTGAGAGCTGCATCAATCGAGCCTTTAATGTCCTATCCCGTAAACACATGACTCTTGTCTGTACCAGTCATGGTGGTAGCCGCAAAGCCTTTGAGAACCTCATTTTTTGGAGCGATAATAAAAGCTTTATGTGCTGTGCCGTTTTCCCTACTGTGTGTGCATGTCTCACAACGTGCAAGAATCTAGAAGAGTGCGTCACTTTCAGATACTGGCTACAGCATCCTGGACTTATACAGTCAGGTCCACGCACAGCTTGTCGCCAATGCCTTCTATGCTGTGTCCACTTTCTTCTTCCTAAGTGGTTTCGTCCTCGCGTACTTCATGAGGATCAACAAGCAGGAGTCTTGCAACAGGTCCTTCCTAGGGATCTACGCTTTGTCCGTCGTCAGGAGATATCTCAGGTGAATGTTGCCACTTCGTAATAATAATTgcgagtagatttacacgtaggGTGTGTCAGTCTAtgtgtgtggcgacatgctgcacgtaccGCAGGCTGGGACTGGGgataatagacgatttcagaaattgcatggatggcccgccagagagcgccgtgttgcgaatgccccactgcaccttgggatttagttttttcatgagtcagacagaagaagaagagcgcaaacggtttcggttttccctccttccttcgagcaacaggcaggcaagcacgaatgcaaaccatttcccacgacgcattgcgcgatgcgcttgacttgggcgacggagggccccgtgcggagcacaagagcaatatctgaaatcgcctattgcgACCACATTCTTGGACGTGCGCGCCTGCAATCTCCGACATACGGTGCTAGAAGTAATGTCCTGGAGGCCGTCATTTAGGGCAACAAAGTTGTCGGCCGTTCCTTTTTATCTACTTTTCATTTTAACTACGTGAACAACTATTAAGCACGAAGTCCGGGACGGAAACCGAAACAATTTCGATATAAGTGGCAGTTCGATTAGAGCGAGGCTGCCACAAAGACAGTGGCGGTAGCCTCTGAAGCTGGCGGGAACACCGGTAAATTTTTGAAAAGTATTCAAGCAAGCAAAGAAACCTTTTTGATGAGCACCTTGGTAGCCTTTGTTTATGCAGAAAACGAAGAGCCTGAGAAAAACACGAACTCTAgatttttctataatcaaactcactTTCGATAGCTCTttcaagctctgacgtcagagacgCGAGATCCTCGGCCCTTCGTATTAGATACCGTAgacacgtgacctctcccgaaGTCGCCCTACTCACATTCGGCCGCCACAACAAGGGGCgaagtgtcgcaacccctttaacgcAAATTTTAATAATCAGCAGATATCTGTGACGTTCGTTTCCTTCCTGGATATACGCATGCCAGAAAAATTATGAACGCACCTAAATCATGTTCCCCTCTTTTGCGTGCAGACTAACCATACCAGCGATGGCAGTCGTGATGTGTTTCTTCCTCTTCCCGCTGTTCATTTCCGGACCTCAAGACCAGGACCTGCTTGGACAAGAACAGGACGGTTGCTACAAGAACTGGTGGACCATTTTCGCTCAGATCGTCAACTTCATTCCTACAGAGGACAGGGTAGATCCACTTCTCGAAGAAACCGGATTGGAACAGTGGCGTCACTGTCATTGTCTTCTCGTTGCAGTGCATGCAGCAGTACTGGTACATCAGCAGTGACATGCAAGTATTCCTGGCTGCCGTCCCGCTTTCCCTGATATTTGTAAGGTACGTTTAGGAAAGACTTGGATCTATGATTCTAGTGCGCCATATtgcggtgtggtctagtggatACTCCGTTTCGCTTGCTGGGTACTCATCGCACGACGCGCGTACGTTTTCACGACTAGGAGCCCAGCGTGTGGATTCTCGCTAGCTGTCCTGCTCAGCATCATATGTTCCGCAGCGGCGGGGATTGTGACCTACATGAAGAACCTGAGGCCGACTGTCATCTTCACAATGACCGACTTCAGGTACGCGCCCTCACAACAGTAACCTTTTGCTCTATCTCTGATATGACCTATAATCGCGCAGTCGAAACTTGGAGACTGCAGAATTGGTGCATGAGCTGCCATACTCCAACTTGTCCACTTACTTCATGGGCGTCCTAGCCGGGTACTCTGCTGCGGCTTTTAGGAAAGCTTCCATGAACAAGGTATGATGGGACGATGAAGGGATTTCGGGTTGACTTGCTGCGTTCTGTTAGACCTCTCTTCTGAAAGCTCTGGTGCGAACGGACGTTACCATGTGTTTCTGTCCCTGGGTTGAACTTGCAGGTGCTTCAAGGCATCCTATGGATCCTGGCACTAAGCATGAACGTTTTCCTGGTGTTCGTGCCTTACATGTGGAACAGGAGCGACACGGAAGAACTTGAACAACTCTACGCAGCCTTTTACGGAGGTTGTTACCGTTACGCCTGGGGACTGTCCTGGGCCTGGATAGCATACGCCTGCGCTACAGGTCGCGGCGGTAAGCCCTGCAGGATGCATTCATGTCTGTTCAAAGCCCATTAACGAGGTATTAAGTTGAAAGTACCAGCTTACCAGACTTTGTCAGGTAAGACTGCAGCCGACGCTGACTCGAGAACTTGCGACGTTACGGGagatagaaacaaacaacaactagTACTTCAGTTTAATGATGTTCATCCCCGAAATTCAATTACAAATAATTAGTTGCGAATAtctttgaaatattttgcacggtcgTCCAAAGCATCGTATTAAATCATAGGGcagcatatatttttttctagcCTTTCGTTTGTGTCGCTTCAGTTTCGGGTTTACGACGTGCAGGTTTCATCGGAAAGTTCTTGTCCTGGAGCGCATTTGTCGCTTTGGGACGGCTAGCCCTGGGCGTCTACCTAGTCCAGTACCTGGTATTCCTGGCCAAGATGGGCATAACCAGAAATCCTACAGAAGTGAACGAGTTTATGCAGGTAAGGGTTTATCAGAACGGAAAGGATCGCAGGGCCACCTTGTTTGTGGCGTTGTGATGGACAGAAAGGAAGCTCTTGCAGTCAGAATTTGTCCAGAATCCCTACAGCATCTAGATTCTTCCCTGTCCAGAATCACGCATGTAATGGGGCTGAGTACAGCACTCTTGCAGTATGATATATTTGTTGCTGTTCAAAAGACACTTGAGAAGGATAACCGCGTTTTACGGGCAGGATTGGGTTGGTTATCTACTATTTTATGTCTTATATGTTTAGGTAGGCGCGTTTTATCGGCAATAGCATTCTATCTTCCAGACGTTTTATATAGGCTTTTATGCACAAGTAATATCGGGACTGCTACTGATGTTCTATCGATAGAAGCACTAACACTTATCACCCACCTACCTTTCAGGTGAAGGACACTTTAGGAGTGACAGTGATCAGCTACTTCTTCGCCTATCTCCTCTACATTATCTACGAAGCTCCCGTGACTGGAATAGCCAAGCTCATCTTCACTTTCCACGGTGACCTTAAGCCACAGCCCATGATGCCACCGACTCCCGGACAGACAACGGGAGAGCAGCCCACGGCACAACCCACGACAGAACCCAAGTCGGTAACCACGATCAACGTTGAACATACGCTGGAAAGAGAGAACCACGTAGGCGACGCCAACCACAAGGAAACGGCACTCTCGGGCGCCATGGAACCCTGAAGACATTCCGTGCCCTTTAGGAACTATATTGTGTTCAATTTTGAAGCAGTCTTCCGTGAGGCCGACAGTAACAGTTTGAGTGCAAGCGTGAGTTGCGAATGCGGCACACATTTTCATGCCACGGACTGTGCTTGAAGAATGAACTTTTTATCGACTGAGTGCTTGACGTAATAGGGTGCTGCACTGTCCAGGATTCGGAGCTGATGTTTGAAATGCTGAATGATGTGGTGATGCAAAGTCATAAAACCCCAGTTTGGAGAGGGCGGTAAAGGGGTCTTTATGGGGCAAGAAGGCGTCTGTCTGACTCTAAATTTATAAACGGCTATACACTCATCACATTCATCCTCTTCTGGTGCTCCTTCACATATTTTGCTCTTCCCAGCCTTTGAAACACAACCCAGGTTCTCCAGGGAAAGCGCACGCTGTCTTTGAGAGAAAAGAAAGCGCTGACTATGGcgtcactttttcttcttctgtttcgcTTAGACGAATCCTtaaaccgtgtattcacacgagcgacatccccccagaagcggaagatgcgaaaagcgtcatagctttctgctgtcacgtgagcctGAGTGCTCAGCGCCGTGTCTTcgcgtacactgctaaccgtggggaatatcctgctacgcGGCCACAAGATAtaccgttgcagacgacaggaaaacacgctgacggtgtcgcctgcgaagtgtcgtctgctaaatgcgcagtacacCACTCCCGAtgttccgcaccgtgtgaatgcttaacataacacgggacggaacttcagTGTTTTCGCctcttcttccactagaatattcggTGAAgttgtcgctcgtgtgaacacacggaaAGACAACCCTCTCAGCAACCTTTTTCAGGAAGGTCTGAAGTGGTTTCTGCTACACGGTTCTCGGGTGTCTTCCTAGTGACTTCATGTGCCATACTGATAAAATAATCCAGTGAAACATGATTTGGCGCGTGTCTTCGTCGATGAAATAGACGACGGCAAATATTGTAGGAATCTTATCAATGCCCTATTTATTTGAAATAACTGGGCCGAAGCATCAAGCGACTGGTGTCGTCCAAGAAATTGCACGATCCTACAGTCCTGGACTATACCAGCTTTCGTGCCTCATGTACGGCAAGAACGAGCCGTGTGTATTTACTTTGATAGAATAAAAGTGCGATTTCGTATTCAAATGCTTCTCAAGTTTCtatgtcctttttttttaagtaagtGCAAAGAAGCAGTCCAGCTGGGGGTCACGACTTTCCATATTTGAAACCCTGAGACTCGTCGTCTAGCCTTGCCCACTCTCAGGTTTCAAGTACAGCGGTCGAAGTATATTAGATCGCGCAACCTTCTTCACAGTTTACTCTGTTGTGCTTCGCTCGCTTTACGGATCGGTCCATGTTTCTCCCGCATCGTTCCACGCGCGTCCTGAAAGTGTGCTTCGCTGTCATCCGTGACACGGCCCAGGAAGATTTTTTCCAGGTTTACTATGGGAGCCTCAACCGCCAAGTAGAGCACGAAGGCCAACAGGTAGCTCAGCACAGCTACCCCTAGAAAGTCTTTCAACTGAAATTAAAATAATTCGAAGATATGCACACTTTCATTTTAGTGTCAACTACTGAAGACGCACAATGGACATTAGAGAGCACAACTGTTACTGTTATAAGAACGTGGACACCATGTTCCGTTTGATCAGTCCCACAAGCTGCTTGGACAGGTTGACCCCTGCaaacaggggcggatccaggatttttctgaggaggggGTCCAGTcatggacagcatgctagaAGCCCTCTATATAGGGTCAGTTGAACACTATGTCAAGGCAGATACTGAGGAGAGGGTCAGGACATCcgtacccccctcccccctctagACCCGCTCCTGACTGCAAGGACTGCAAGGGACGGCGGATACAGATAATTCAGTATGAGATTTCGGCGAACGTTAAAATTAAGACAGCAAGTCGTCCAGCGTGAAGCCTTCAGTTATTATAAGTATCAGCCTCTTCAATTATAAACATCATACTACGCTGCGAAACACGCTGGTGGCGCTGTGGTCAGATTTCTTGTACAGGAAAGTTTTACATGACCTTTTGCTCTTCGGACTCGTTAAAGACTCTGCGTATATAAGCATACGCTCCTTCGATACGCGTCAAGTAgatatccccaacaacacaggATATCCTCTAGATGTACGAATGATGccctaacgaattcgtacgtcccatggacatcctcaggatatccGTCGGACGTACGATTCCGTCAGGACATTATTCGGACATCCAacggatattcggtgttgttggggtacaTATCAAAATCATCGTAAGAGTGGGCCTCTGTATCAGACAAGAGAGCGAGGGGGATGAAACGCACCTGAAGAAACTCGTGGATCTGCAACGGTTCCGCGATAACTCCCATCCTGGCCAAGTACACGAGGTAGTGGATTAGGTACACCGAATAGGTGAGCCGACTCGGAACGACGTAAGCATTCCACGACAGCAGCCGCGTTACCACACCTGGATGGAAGACATTAAAGGGAGTATAGTCCGCGGGAGAGACTGTGGCAAGACTAGGAAAGAGGTCCAATATGGGGGCCAGGGTTTCACCTCCACGTCCAGTGGAACAGGCATAGGTGACCCACGAGAGAGCTATCGCCCATACGTCCTTGTGCAGAGCAGCGTACGCTGAAGCTACACTTCTGGGAGGAAGTTGAAGGTTGTTCCACTTCCAGGGTGCAAACGTCACCGCCGCCGTGAGCACCACTGTCATGGGCCACAGGAACATTTGCCACCACTGCAAATCATTTGTGGCCGTAACTCGCACCACGAATACCTTATCATAC
This genomic stretch from Ornithodoros turicata isolate Travis chromosome 9, ASM3712646v1, whole genome shotgun sequence harbors:
- the LOC135368988 gene encoding nose resistant to fluoxetine protein 6-like, whose protein sequence is MRWSRGLLLLAALFVAAVCAQDAEDVPTDANGLPVTSSVVWADDEFTTDNTPSASSTVDTLEEGPDEPAEDEDVAQDEVEVEMAAQSDDRGDSTEAGVNEVTEATAVDEETTVKNTTERSSAAEEAEASGSGGGTTPKADETNDVDTEKAKDAEKSPSSTAKAESTLITSAPTEPASTATTVNSVASTTTVASSEPAADQTGTTTTTATETTTLPSTKKPEETTTQPSDESVDTVPTSSDDSVTSTSTETPINPETTETTLLDSTQEPEESPVAELPVSEHEDDFGLAGDSVTGNELVTTGSSLETTTIKDYQAEFSEIIASVTQRVLPFATRFLGDSKLSSACGSQLFRLYNGLRRQDAWALKMLTANGLLPTNVFEGGLSNLGSYEQCLHTMLPANDGQADIKGQYCTLLFRPPKLFYNRTAQQFNSIGEMLGRRGYHNWEQDPRGYATSDIRVGVCTPSGCSEEDFNYIAHAFLSEYGAKATVRGCRVDEEVEISMAHIGIFCVLGFSVGLVILATLVEICIACCRSHREDPKHESLPVRIVQCFSLIHNTQKLLMTSQSMDCPRAPIRFVYGVKVIMAFWVILGNSYYTSNYQTLHTGYSILDLYSQVHAQLVANAFYAVSTFFFLSGFVLAYFMRINKQESCNRSFLGIYALSVVRRYLRLTIPAMAVVMCFFLFPLFISGPQDQDLLGQEQDGCYKNWWTIFAQIVNFIPTEDRCMQQYWYISSDMQVFLAAVPLSLIFVRSPACGFSLAVLLSIICSAAAGIVTYMKNLRPTVIFTMTDFSRNLETAELVHELPYSNLSTYFMGVLAGYSAAAFRKASMNKVLQGILWILALSMNVFLVFVPYMWNRSDTEELEQLYAAFYGGCYRYAWGLSWAWIAYACATGRGGFIGKFLSWSAFVALGRLALGVYLVQYLVFLAKMGITRNPTEVNEFMQVKDTLGVTVISYFFAYLLYIIYEAPVTGIAKLIFTFHGDLKPQPMMPPTPGQTTGEQPTAQPTTEPKSVTTINVEHTLERENHVGDANHKETALSGAMEP